The nucleotide sequence CtggttggttcattgttatatatatgtgcctaccatcccgatattatgctaagtgtgtgcatctgtgcacgatatcaagcggcccccaaagagtgtcatcttaaggctgtgaaaaggatagtgagatacttaatccatgcaccaaaatttggcatttggtatcctaagaggtcctcttttgatcttgttggctactcctactcggactatgccggagacaaggttgatagaaagtccacttcgggtacttgtcaatttcttggtagatctcttgtgtcttggtcctccaagaaacaaaactcgatatccttatccaccgccgaagcgaaatacattgccgctggttcatgttgtgctcaattactttggatgacccaaactcttaaagattatgggatctatgtgaaacatgttccattgctttctgacaatgaaagtgctattaagattgctcataatcccgtacaacatcctcgaactaagcatattgaagtttgtcatcatttcattcgagatcatgttgccaaaggggacattgatcttaagcatgttcgtaccgataagcaattggcggagatattcaccaaaccgcttgatgagaaagtatttttccatttgagaggtgaattgaacatcattgatgcttcaaacttggagtagaaactccatttggatacatgcaaggcatgagcctttgactaatccttggtgtttctcttatgatgatgatcatatgtcttggatatatttgcacccttgcatgctatctaacccttgtaggtacttggatgaatcaaaatctatgagattgcaaatcatTCACATCTTatgcaatctctacatcaccaagcatctacaatatggtggttgaagacaaggaagcatgaaacctttcaacatatcctttgaccatttctatatatcaaatttcatttggtatcaaattcatGATTGTCAATCTGGATACACAATTGCTCTTCCTttcaagactaacccatgtaggtagatgaactcaagcTACAAGTGGTTCTCCCAatccttgatgagctacatcaaccttgagcatcccacacaagttcgactacatgagcaagttcaacaccaccacccaaggtatgttattccatcttagagaagctttaccccaagtcatgggtcaaagcaactcaacaaaaTGTGAATAccatcaaatgcttaaacgaaaaatggtaatcccattttgagcttaaacgacgagtatgacctacgatcaagtgttctcacttgactccttagtcaatgtactctaacataggtgaccttgtcgccgaccaattctagatgaagttccctAGTGATTCCATGTTTTCTTGcatacttcatctagatttctcttctttgttttgttctgcattccttgcatccaattcgttgcaaatccttcagttaattccttgcaaatctttgtgagatcttattttcctagtgagctgaggtgacaaatgttctctctatgctgaactcggtcacaccgatctgTCACTTTCGGTCAAACCAGACCATTTCAGAGCCACCGAAGAATACAACTCGATGTTACCTACTTCACTGCACAGAAGACAATTTGCCACTTGCATCCTGCATTTTTACTCCAGCTCCactgaatgattcttgtcctctaccagcatcacactgTATATGCTACTTTGCTATGTGAGTCAAgaaccaaacctattttgactcacagtcgagaagatcccttcttggaaattgatgtcaaagggggagagagagatcacatcaaagcttaatcacttcaAAAGGGGGAGAGTACTTCAAAAGGGGAGAATGCTTAATCGCATcaaacacacagagagagagagaccccaaagaccccagatgcttggtgttcaagaggagagaagtcacatgtctttagaggggaaagacatgtgaCATGTTAGTTTGTTATGTGTTTGTGCTCTGATTTGTTATGCTCTGAGATTCTGTTTTCCCTATTTTCTCCCATTATCCTATATAAGATTCGGGGGGAGAAAGACTtctagggaaggaaatccttgaattcattgcatatctttatctttggggacatgtctatatccaataggagtacctagtactcattctctgcatgtcatcccagtcttggtactcttgcgGTTTGCAGTTTGCCATAtttagtagatgtatctgtgttatctcaccttgtttactcaggttcatctcttacTAAGCCATCTTatgaccacaaggtaagtatatgcatcacattcatgtgcatgatgatctcttgttgatgtacatattgtttgcaagaaggaatcatgaacatgaagCTACAATTCCTATATTCACaacatttgctctgatgcatatagccaagatacatgtaactcattgctttctctatcatgattatgcattcacatgctcttatactctatatttacatgattgcatacatgtagggggagcctatgcatgttacatgtcttcccaaagctttacatgctattctttatatctttatctaaatctttgatgcatgttgtcatcaattaccaaaaaggggagattgaaagcacaagtgctccctgggtgattttggtaattaatgtcaacatatctcttgttggagtaatgcttttatctagtatatttcagataagttcaacaaatggagtggcatggacaagaggatatgGAACCCCTCCAATATGCTAataacaaaggattggctcaagctcaaaagctcaagactctacattttcattttagtcatccaagatcacattgagtccataggaaagccaatactattaaaaggggatgaggtgttgcttaatagcttgcttgctcgaagtgcttagtgatatgctccaaagcactcaaccactttctcatatccacatatgtcccaaaccaaaagtcaaactcggccccaccgatttgatctatctggcgccaccgagttcacttgacatagccactgccagaaaccctaatcaattcggtctcaccgatgggatctcggtctcaccgagatggcttgcaaactctctgttgcctgttgcaattatttcggtcccaccaagataagcaatcggtcccaccgagtttgcttgaccaactccctgttttgcttattaccaaaatcggtcccaccgagtttgtgtaatcggtcaaaccgagatgaggttttaccctaaccctagcacatcggtcccaccgagttgatcatatcggtcccaccgaaatacctaacggtcacattatgaactgaatcggtccgaccgagttttctgattcggtcccaccgagtttggtaaattgcgtgtaacggttagattttgtgtggaggctatatatacccctccacccttccttcattgccgaggagagccatcagaacgtgcctacacttccagcattcattttctgagagggaactacctactcatgtgttgagaccgatacattccattccaaccatatgaatcttgatctctagccttcccaagttgctttccactcaaatcatctttccaccaaatccaaatctatgagagagaattgagtgttgggaagactatcatttgaagcacaagagcaaggagttcatcaactacacaccatttattaccttttggagagtggtgtctcctagattggttaggtgtcacttgggagcctccgacaagattgtggagttgaaccaaggagtttgtacgggcaatgagatcgcctacttcgtgaagatctaccctagtgaggtaagtccttcgtgggcgatggccatggtgggatatacaaggttgcttcttcgtggacccttcgtgggtggagccctccatggactcgcgcaaccgttacccttcgtgggttgaagtctccatcaacgtggatgtacaatagcagcacctatcggaaccacgccaaaagtcTCCGAGTCTCCAGTTGCATTTGCATACtgcaatcccatccctttactttcttgcaagttgcatgctttactttccgctgctcatatactcttgccatgcttgcttgaaatgtattgtgaatgattaaacttgtgctaaaactccaccttaacttaaagaaattaaaaactgctatttttctttgctaagagtctattcaccccccctctagacacctcttctcgatcctttctaGAGCCCATGCAGAAGGGCTTCATATTTGGCCGCATTATTGGAGTCAGTGTACATGATCTGTAACACATATCGAATGTTGTCGCCAGTTGGCGACGTGAGCACTACTCCGGCCCCTAGCCTAGCGAGCAttttttgaaccatcaaaatacatggtccagtttgaatatgtgttaTACTCTATAGGGAGCTTGACCACTGTCCATTCGACTATGAAGTCtgccagcacctgagatttaatagctcggcgcaTCTGTTATGTTATTTCGAAGGGTAAGAGCTCTATGGCACACTTGGCTATGCGCCCTGTAGCATCCCTGCTATTAATTATGTCACTTAAGGGAACTTCAGGTGCCAAGGTTATCGGGTTGGCACCTCTAATCGGGCCAGGGCTCGTATTTTTGTCGGGTTGGCTTTGATTCCTCGGCTAGACACGATAAAGTTGAGGATTTTGCCCGTTGGTACACCGtagacacatttctctgggttgagcttaattTGATATTCCTGTAGGCTGATAAATGTGTTGCGGAGGTTGTCGACCGACTGCCCAACGTGTTTAGTTTTGACAACCACATTGTCGACGTAGGCCTCAATGGTCTTTCCGAtgtgtttttccaagcatgtttggaTCATGTGCTGGTACATCGCACCAatgtttttgagcctgaaaggcgtTGTATTGAAGCAAAACAGCCCGCAGGGCATAATAAAAGCGGTCATAGCCTGGTCGGATTCTTTCATCTttatctgatgataccctgagtaggcgtctagaaaacacaacgaatcgtgcccATTTGTGGCGTCCACTATCCGATCAATGTGTGGTAGTgggaatgggtccttggggcaagctttgttaaggtaTTTAGAGTCGACGCACATGCGTTAGGACCTATCCTTCTTAGGTACCATGTCCAGATTGACGAGCCAATCGGGGTGTTTTATGTCTCTTATGAATCCGGCCTCAAGAAGTTTGGCCAGCTCTTCGCCCATTGCTTGACGCTTGGGCTCAAAGAAGTGCCGAAGTGCTTGTTTGAAAGGCTTGTAGCCCTTTGATACatgtccaatgtatctataattattgattgttccatgttgttatattattgataacccacaagtataggggatcgcaacagtttttgagggtagagtattcaacccaaatttattaatttggcacaaggggagccaaagaatattctcaagtattagcagctgagttgtcaattcaaccacacctgaaagacttaatatttgcagcaaaatatttagtagcaaagtagtatggaagtaacggtaacggtggcaagagtaacagtagcagttttgtagtaatcataacagtggcaacggaaaaagtaacagagcaaagatcaatatgaaacgaactcgtatgcaatggatcaatgatggataattatgtcggatggctcATTATGCAAcaactataacatagggtgacacagaactagttccaattcatcaatataatgtaggcatgtattccgaatatagtcatacgtgcttatggaaaagaacttgcatgacatattttgtcctaccctcccgtggcagcgaggtactattggaaactaatggatattaaggcctccttttaatagagtacgggaccaaagcattagcacctagtgaatacatgaactcctcaaactacggtcatcgtcgggaagtgtcccgactattgtcactccggggttgccagataataacacgtagtaggtgactataacttgcaatataggatcaagaacacaaatatattcatgaaaaataataggtttagatccgaaatcatggcactcaggccctagtgacaagcattagacatagcaaagtcatagcaacatcaatcttagaacatagtggaaactagggaccaaaccctaacaaaactaactcaattacatggtaaatctcatccaacccatcaccatccagcaagcctacgatgagattactcatgcacggcggtgagcatcatgaaatcggtgatggaggatggttgatgacgacgatggcgatgatttcccctctctggaacccaaaacggactccagatctgccctcccgaggaagaacagggcttgacagtggctccatattgtaaaacatgatgaatccttctctctgggttttttctccctgaatatgaatatatggagttggagttgaggtcggtgaaggtcgagggggcccacaaggacagaggccgcgccccaggggggtgggcacgcccccacccttgtggacagggtgtgggccccctagcgtgccctgatgggtggtgggtcccatggaggtctcctccaccgcctctcaactctataaataccccaacattccAGAAACCCCAGGAGAGCGATCAAAAcacaattccaaccgccgcaagttccagaaccgcgcgttgggttgcaagtatttgttctttgtgtgcaggtaccgtttacatagtgttgcttggttctcctactagattgataaccttggtttcataactgagggaaatgcttaccatagttgtgctacatcatcccttcctctttgggaaaataccgacgcaGCCTAAGCCACGTCACCCTTCAAGATATTCAAGCCGTGTTCGGCAAGTCTGTAGGGTATCCCTTGCATATCCGAGGGATGCCAGGCAAATATATCCCTGTTTTCTCTAAGGAAGTTGCGTAGGTCCTCGTCAATTTCCGCCTCGAGGTTTGCCCCAATTGACATTGTTTTAGGTGGGCCCGTAGGGtgcacttggaatttgactatgtCATTGGCCGGCTTGAATGAGGTCGACTTCGGCCGCTTGTCGAGGATGATATCATCCCGGTCAACTTTAGGGTTTAGGATAGTGATGACGTCTCTAGGGAGGAGTGCTGACGATGATGCCTGCGTGTTGTCTTGACGAGACCCTCTTTGAAGTGGTGTGCATGGGGTATCTTAAGTGTGCCGCTTAGAGGTGGTGATGGTTTTCGCCCGGTTCTCCATAATTAACTTGGCAATGTGGTTTTCGCTCGGTTTTTCCTGATTAACTGAGAAACTCTTTTTTCTTAATGAATGCAGGATAACTGTCATTtcgaagaaaaaaaattaaaactaaatttAGCAATCTCATGCACCATCATATTGGCCCGACGATTGATTTTAGCAAACTTGACACTTTGAAGATGTTTAGAGATGCTCAACACTTTCTTAGTTGCAATTTGCGGGATTTCGACGTACGGTTTGGTCCGAACAAAATCGATGACACTCGATGGATGATCAGAAGTGTCTGTACTGTCTGGTCCAAACATTTGCGGGTGATTCGATGATCGTGGTGGAGTTGCCCTAATGAAGGGGGCAAGTTGGACAGGAGGTAATTACAATTAGAATTCTGTGAAGGTCCTATAAGCAAAGTAATAGCACTAGCCTTCAACCCTACTCCTCGCCGAATATAACTGTTTACCTCGGGCAAAGCTCCCACCACCAGTGTCACAGTGTGCAGGTCCCCCCTCCTGCTTCACGCCtcaccgccgctgcctcccatcCCACTAGTCCACTCCTACTTCACTCCCGCCTTCTAGAAGTAGAGGCTCCACCCCCCACTCGGAATGGCGCTCCTCTAGCAGTAGCACCGCAAAAGCTCCCCAAGAACACCCCGCCGGCACCACACAATGGCGGCGTGCAACGGCCTGTTCGTGTACCACATCCTCGGCCTGGCCTCCCTGCTGGCCGTGTTCTACTTTTCCCTCCTCGGCGAGGTGGACCTCCGCTTCCCCGGCCTCCTCCCGTCCCCCGGTGCGTCCCGGTCCCACGACGCGTCCCTGCCGTTCGTGGAGCGGCGCGGCGCGCAGCTCTTCCTGGAGGGCCGCCCATTCTACATCAACGGGTGGAACTCGTACTGGCTCATGGACCAGGCCGTGGAGCCGGCCAGCCGCCACCGCGTGTCGGACATGTTCCGCGCCGCCACCGGGATGGGGCTCACGGTGTGCCGCACCTGGGCCTTTAACGACGGCGCCTACAACGCGCTCCAGCTCTCCCCGGGACACTTCGACGAGCGCGTCTTCAAGGCGCTGGACATGGTGGTCGTGGAGGCCCGGCGGCACGGCGTGCGGCTCATCCTCAGCCTGGCCAACAACCTGGAGGCGTACGGCGGGAAGACGCAGTACGTGCGGTGGGCGTGGGACGAAGGCGTCGGCCTCACCGCCTCCAACGACTCCTTCTTCTTCGACCCCGCCATCCGCGACTACTTCAAAGTCTACCTCAAGGTAAACACTGAACAGTTGCAGCATCCTGCCCGGAGCATCAATGTCTAGCTAGCTGATTTCTTTTATGTTTCTAGCATCCCATTGACGGAGAAACAAAAAAGTGTCGGTGGCAATTTTACAGTGGTTAAAGTTGCATACTTTTACTTTTGTTTCGGTGCAGGCATTGTTGACGAGGACGAACCACTTGACGGGGGTGCAGTACAAGGACGACCCTACCATCTTGGCGTGGGAGCTGATGAACGAGCCCAGATGCATTACCGATCCGTCCGGTAACACTCTGCAGGTGAGTCCATCGATGCTACTATCTATCACACTTATTGCCGATCTGCATCTACCGTGCGAATTTGATACTAGATGTAACTGTGTTCATTTACTTTCAAGACATTTTCTGATTTGGTTGCGTGATGGGGGCAGCGCTGGATCGATGAGATGGCGGGGTACGTGAAGTCGATCGACCGTCGGCACCTGCTGACCGTCGGCACGGAGGGGTTCTACGGCCCCACGAGCCCGCCGGAGAAGCTGAGCGTGAATCCGGGGCACTGGTTCAACAACTACGGCCTCGACTTCATCCGCAACTCCAAGATCTCCGACATCGACTTCGCCTCCGTCCACCTTTACCCGGACACCTGGTAACCATCCCCATCAACAAATTAGCTACTACTACGAGTACTCTGAATTCGTGGAAGCAGTGGATGAGACGCCAGCTAAATTGCAGGCTGCTGGACGCGAATCTGGAAGAGAAGCTCAAGTTCGTGACGAAGTGGGTGAGCTCCCACTTCGAGGACGGCGACACGGAGCTCGGCGGCAAGCCCGTGGTGCTCACGGAGTTCGGGCTGTCGCATTTGGTCAAGGGGTTCGAGCAGTCGCAGCGCGACGCCTTCTACAAGTCGGTGTACGACATCGTCCACGAGTCGGCcaagaggggcggcgccggcgccggcgcgataGTGTGGCAGCTCGCCGCCGAGGACATGGAGGAGTACCACGACGGCTTCGCCATCGTGCCCAGCGAGACGCCGTCCATGCAGAAGCTGCTGACGGAGCAGTCGTGCAGGCTGGCCGCGCTGAGGCACGGGGAGCAGGAGGCCAAGAGGATCCTCAAGGCGGTGTGCGGCTGACCCGTGATCTCTCCTGCGAGGTGTGGTTTTTTGCGTGCTCCTGTCATGTAGTACTGTTACTGTATGTCCCTAGGAAATCGACACGAAATGGACCGAAGGGATCCATGAAAGGTGGTGTGCTCGGCGCCGACGTCGGCAGATCTGTCCCTGTATTTTCCTTGCTGTGTTGTTGTACTTGTAGGTGCCCTTGACCTTTGGTGTTTAAGTCATTGTCGAGTGGCAGCGGAGGATAGTGATATTCTATAGACCTCGAATAGTGTTTTGTCTGCACAAGAGATATTTATATGTACGCCTGTGTAAGCATAAGAAAAATGTAGGCATGTTCTGCATGGAAATGGAGCACCGACGAATCTTTGCTCATTGTGCTTGTGATCCAGACATCCAGTGATTGTGGCGAGGCATTGTATTTCCGCCCATTTGTGACTTTTCAGTAAGTAACTCGCCATTGAGCATGGCCGTGAGTAGTTAAATATGATGAACTCATCGCTGTTGTGACCACAAAGAACCAACGGCGCAACACAATAGCGAGATCAAGGAGAAACGCATGCTGCAAAAGGTAAAGACGACGACATCCAAGATGGGGAGGAAGCGTATCGTATTCGTGGCGTGAGGACGAGGGCGAGTTAGTTGGGGATAACCGGGAAAGAATAGCAATGTGATGGCCTATAGCAGGAAGCGGGACCATCTTGAAGCACACGGATCCACGAGGAAAGAAGTGGCATGAGTAGAGAGACGCGccatttttttctagaaaaaaaagTTTTTGGTCCCTCAATTCGCAAGAAGTCTATATCTGGTCCTTTATCATTTCTTGTCGACATTTAGTCCCTAATGTTCGAAAATCGAAAACATTTTGTCCAAAACCATAAATGAGAGGGAAAACGCCGAGGTGTCAATAGATTTCTCTCCCCTTCCTCATTTTTTTCTCATACACTAGCATCATTTTTTACCgccgctaagagcatctccactcgtttgCCCCCCgccccccaggaggcatttttttgcCGGGAGGCTGCCGGCGAAAATtttggcggcggggggggggggggggcacaattTTCCACTCAGTTGCGCCCCCACAAGCAGTATTGGGCTCCCACGAAGGCAACGACATTTCATCGAGCAGGTCGTAGATGGCGTCGTGGCGTCCCTCACGGCCGAGCACACGGACGAGCATCTTGACCACGGCTGCGTCGACGACCTCTAGCCAGCGGAGGAGCGCGAGACGGGGAAGGAGGCGATGAGAAGCTTGAGGAGACATCCAGCAGCCGGAGGCCGACGTCGAGCCGCCGGTCACGCGGACGAAGGAGTCGCCCCGTGCCCCGCTCCCTCGCAGGGCGTCGTACTACTACTC is from Triticum aestivum cultivar Chinese Spring chromosome 3A, IWGSC CS RefSeq v2.1, whole genome shotgun sequence and encodes:
- the LOC123061931 gene encoding mannan endo-1,4-beta-mannosidase 2; the encoded protein is MAACNGLFVYHILGLASLLAVFYFSLLGEVDLRFPGLLPSPGASRSHDASLPFVERRGAQLFLEGRPFYINGWNSYWLMDQAVEPASRHRVSDMFRAATGMGLTVCRTWAFNDGAYNALQLSPGHFDERVFKALDMVVVEARRHGVRLILSLANNLEAYGGKTQYVRWAWDEGVGLTASNDSFFFDPAIRDYFKVYLKALLTRTNHLTGVQYKDDPTILAWELMNEPRCITDPSGNTLQRWIDEMAGYVKSIDRRHLLTVGTEGFYGPTSPPEKLSVNPGHWFNNYGLDFIRNSKISDIDFASVHLYPDTWLLDANLEEKLKFVTKWVSSHFEDGDTELGGKPVVLTEFGLSHLVKGFEQSQRDAFYKSVYDIVHESAKRGGAGAGAIVWQLAAEDMEEYHDGFAIVPSETPSMQKLLTEQSCRLAALRHGEQEAKRILKAVCG